Proteins from a single region of Budorcas taxicolor isolate Tak-1 chromosome 7, Takin1.1, whole genome shotgun sequence:
- the LOC128050946 gene encoding histone H2A type 3, with product MSGRGKQGGKARAKAKSRSSRAGLQFPVGRVHRLLRKGNYSERVGAGAPVYLAAVLEYLTAEILELAGNAARDNKKTRIIPRHLQLAIRNDEELNKLLGRVTIAQGGVLPNIQAVLLPKKTESHHKAKGK from the coding sequence ATGTCCGGCCGAGGCAAACAGGGCGGTAAGGCGCGCGCGAAAGCGAAGTCGCGCTCTTCGCGCGCGGGCTTGCAGTTTCCTGTGGGCCGAGTGCATCGACTGCTCCGCAAAGGTAACTACTCTGAGCGTGTGGGTGCTGGCGCGCCTGTCTATCTGGCAGCCGTGTTGGAGTACCTGACGGCTGAGATCCTAGAGCTGGCGGGCAACGCGGCGCGCGACAACAAGAAGACGCGTATTATCCCACGCCATCTGCAGCTAGCCATCCGTAACGATGAAGAGCTCAACAAGCTGCTGGGTCGCGTGACCATCGCGCAGGGCGGTGTCCTGCCCAACATCCAGGCCGTGCTGCTGCCCAAGAAAACGGAGAGCCACCACAAGGCCAAGGGCAAGTGA
- the LOC128050659 gene encoding histone H2B type 3-B — translation MPDPSKSAPAPKKGSKKAVTKAQKKDGKKRKRSRKESYSIYVYKVLKQVHPDTGISSKAMGIMNSFVNDIFERIASEASRLAHYNKRSTITSREVQTAVRLLLPGELAKHAVSEGTKAVTKYTSSK, via the coding sequence ATGCCTGATCCGTCCAAATCAGCTCCTGCACCCAAGAAGGGCTCCAAAAAAGCTGTTACTAAAGCTCAAAAGAAGGATGGCAAAAAGCGTAAGCGCAGCCGCAAGGAGAGTTATTCCATCTACGTGTATAAGGTGTTGAAGCAAGTGCACCCGGACACCGGTATCTCTTCCAAGGCCATGGGCATCATGAATTCGTTCGTGAACGACATCTTCGAGCGTATCGCTAGCGAGGCCTCCCGTTTGGCGCACTACAACAAGCGTTCTACCATCACGTCCCGGGAGGTGCAGACGGCTGTGCGCCTGCTGTTGCCCGGCGAGTTGGCCAAACACGCTGTGTCGGAAGGTACCAAAGCTGTCACCAAATATACCAGCTCTAAATGA